One window of Quercus robur chromosome 12, dhQueRobu3.1, whole genome shotgun sequence genomic DNA carries:
- the LOC126708332 gene encoding uncharacterized protein LOC126708332 — translation MDDLAQSWNKLTLSDREGPGCCLLDDDRSQKFAIAAKFLTRRAINMEVIAKTFNPLWRVKNGFKIQGFGDHKVLFFFDNMEEVDRILEGEPWTFDKHLVVMNRYENESSLQDIKFEKTKLWVQLHGLPIKYMTIEAAKKIGSVLGEVDVPMNPKFFDGGLFVRIQASIDLSLPLCRGRLVSIGEGGKQVWIEFKYERLPNICYWCGRLTHDDRDCDLWIDSEGTLKPEQREFGPYLRALPFVPARRNAITVPGFYAAKKKVRSGTPEASNSGQNSDSGSRGVTDQIPEVTGSNNGGINEGIEDEDVVVLRRNEGDTVMRRDTVDHNKLKDEIIGVFTPPKETETEEVACNEELCLAAEFGAAKLVDSSRKAHNKNPISNGLSNPSARDNSSGTPSLKLSRDATDIDVHNLQSPRAARTWTRRERPKHKSNTAAQVKVQGKKRMAASEVSLMTGSSKSLQVVVNDDEKFFVVAGADGQPRQGQ, via the coding sequence ATGGATGATTTGGCTCAGTCTTGGAATAAGCTCACTCTATCGGATAGAGAGGGACCGGGCTGCTGCCTACTTGATGATGACAGAAGTCAGAAATTTGCTATTGCTGCCAAGTTTTTGACTAGGCGAGCAATCAATATGGAGGTCATAGCAAAGACGTTTAACCCGCTATGGAGAGTCAAGAATGGGTTCAAGATTCAGGGCTTTGGAGACCATAAAGTTCTATTTTTCTTTGACAACATGGAAGAGGTGGATAGAATTTTAGAAGGTGAGCCATGGACGTTTGATAAACATCTAGTGGTCATGAATCGATACGAGAATGAATCCTCTCTTCAAGATATAAAATTTGAGAAGACGAAACTGTGGGTTCAACTCCATGGGCTTCCGATTAAGTATATGACAATAGAGGCGGCGAAGAAAATTGGCAGCGTCTTGGGGGAGGTTGACGTGCCAatgaacccaaaattttttgatGGAGGTCTTTTTGTTCGTATTCAGGCGTCCATTGATTTGTCACTACCTCTGTGCCGTGGAAGATTAGTATCTATAGGTGAAGGAGGGAAGCAAGTATGGATAGAGTTCAAGTACGAAAGACTGCCTAACATATGCTATTGGTGTGGGAGACTTACTCATGATGATCGAGATTGTGATCTGTGGATTGATAGTGAGGGTACACTCAAACCTGAACAACGTGAGTTTGGGCCATACTTGCGAGCACTGCCCTTTGTCCCTGCTAGACGTAATGCTATCACGGTCCCTGGGTTCTATGCAGCGAAGAAGAAGGTCAGATCAGGTACACCGGAGGCAAGTAATTCAGGCCAGAACTCCGATTCAGGCAGCAGAGGTGTAACGGATCAGATACCAGAGGTAACGGGCAGCAATAATGGGGGCATTAATGAGGGAATTGAAGATGAGGACGTGGTGGTTTTAAGGCGTAATGAAGGAGACACAGTTATGAGGAGAGATACGGTGGACCACAACAAGTTAAAGGATGAGATTATTGGAGTATTTACTCCCCCTAAGGAAACTGAAACTGAGGAAGTGGCGTGTAATGAGGAGTTATGTCTGGCAGCAGAGTTTGGGGCGGCTAAGTTAGTGGATTCAAGCAGGAAAGCTCACAACAAAAACCCTATTTCGAATGGACTCTCTAACCCTAGTGCACGTGATAATTCAAGTGGCACTCCCTCACTTAAACTGTCACGTGATGCTACTGATATTGATGTTCACAATCTTCAATCTCCAAGGGCAGCACGTACTTGGACACGTAGAGAAAGACCTAAGCATAAGAGTAACACGGCAGCACAAGTCAAGgtgcaaggaaaaaaaagaatggcGGCATCTGAGGTATCCCTTATGACAGGTTCATCAAAAAGTCTCCAAGTAGTTGTCAATGATGATGAAAAATTCTTTGTAGTGGCGGGAGCTGATGGTCAGCCCCGCCAAGGGCAATGA
- the LOC126708333 gene encoding uncharacterized protein LOC126708333: protein MAACVPDLEGRTLFHYAAATGKTHVSKYFMEQVKVDDVNMKDAGADPNIRKHGVTPLESAASEGFTEFFKCLLNAGADPNVTSFYGLTPIEIAALQCNYQGVMILFPVISRILAIPDWRTGGIMKYIHSEELHSRYLIELAIMRMNRKLKEKFLTLKSKGEDAFKREGYLGAICWYTEAINAEPSDATVLSNRSLCWDLLNEGSRALPDAEFILLKIDISLSDDECHFTMLLDFVKSAYSFNKALELDPKNEELQKAFWSQIMLGRSCCYAPKASNDVVAIVNEYDVM, encoded by the exons ATGGCAGCGTGTGTTCCGGATTTAGAGGGTCGAACCCTTTTCCATTATGCAGCTGCTACAGGAAAGACCCATGTGTCCAAGTATTTTATGGAGCAAGTGAAAGTTGATGATGTCAATATGAAAGAT GCAGGAGCTGATCCAAACATAAGAAAGCATGGAGTGACACCTCTAGAAAGTGCTGCTTCTGAAGGGTTTACAGAATTTTTCAAATGCTTGTTGAATGCTGGAGCTGATCCCAATGTTACCAGTTTT TATGGATTGACACCAATAGAAATTGCAGCATTGCAATGTAATTATCAGGGTGTCATGATTCTCTTTCCAGTTATCTCTCGTATTCTAGCTATTCCAGACTGGAGAACAGGTGGAATAATGAAGTATATTCACTCTGAAGAGCTACACAGCAG ATATTTGATTGAATTGGCTATTATGAGG ATGAACCGAAAGTTAAAGGAGAAATTTTTGACCTTAAAATCCAAGGGAGAAGATGCTTTTAAGAGAGAGGGTTATCTTGGTGCAATATGTTGGTATACAGAG GCAATAAACGCAGAGCCCTCTGATGCTACTGTGTTATCGAACCGAAGTTTGTGTTGGGATCTCTTGAATGAAGGAAGTCGTGCTTTACCTGATGCTGAG TTTATCCTACTCAAAATTGATATTTCATTATCTGATGATGAGTGTCATTTTACAATGTTGCTGGATTTTGTGAAATCTGCATATTCGTTTAATAAGGCATTAGAGCTGGATCCCAAGAATGAGGAGCTTCAAAAGGCTTTCTG gtcccaaattatgttgggccgctCCTGTTGTTATGCTCCCAAAGCTAGCAATGATGTTGTAGCAATTGTAAATGAGTATGATGTGATGTGA